A stretch of the Leopardus geoffroyi isolate Oge1 chromosome B2, O.geoffroyi_Oge1_pat1.0, whole genome shotgun sequence genome encodes the following:
- the OGFRL1 gene encoding opioid growth factor receptor-like protein 1 isoform X2: MGNLLGGVSFREPTTVEDCDSTWQTDSEPEPEEPGPGGGGGGEGPGQEPEQPAQPPERAGGRPRASPAPDGDAEAAGAEQGGDSTEATAKPKRSFYAARDLYKYRHQYPNFKDIRYQNDLSNLRFYKNKIPFKPDGVYIEEVLNKWKGDYEKLEHNHTYIQWLFPLREQGLNFYAKELTTYEIEEFKKTKEAIKRFLLAYKMMLEFFGIKLVDKTGNVARAVNWQERFQHLNESQHNYLRITRILKSLGELGYESFKSPLVKFILHEALVENTIPNIKQSALEYFVYTIRDRRERRKLLRFAQKHYTPSENFIWGPPRKEQSEGSKAQKLPAPPTSGHISQTSMHKKSKDSKNSSSAIHLNSKTAEEKKAAPGGAGEEADRPSTEPSSEATKSKTEDGNAENSNSQLEKAVSHPIERKEIAIPPEKDEEGENHNKDCENPGNTGSPDDVPSQ, translated from the exons ATGGGCAACCTGCTCGGCGGGGTCAGCTTCCGCGAGCCCACCACCGTGGAGGACTGCGACTCCACCTGGCAGACGGACTCGGAGCCCGAGCCCGAGGAGCCcgggccgggcggcggcggcggcggcgagggcCCGGGGCAGGAGCCCGAGCAGCCTGCGCAGCCCCCGGAGCGAGCGGGCGGGCGGCCCCGCGCCAGCCCCGCGCCGGACGGAGACGCCGAGGCGGCGGGCGCCGAGCAG gGTGGTGATTCCACTGAAGCAACTGCCAAACCAAAGAGAAGCTTTTATGCTGCGAGGGATTTGTACAAATACCGACATCAGTACCCA aACTTCAAAGATATCCGATATCAAAATGACTTGAGCAATCTTCgtttttataagaataaaattcCTTTTAAGCCAGATG GTGTTTACATTGAAGAAGTTCTAAATAAGTGGAAAGGAGATTATGAAAAGCTGGAGCACAATCACACTTACATTCAATG gCTTTTCCCCCTGAGAGAACAAGGCTTGAATTTTTATGCTAAAGAATTAACTACATATGAAATTGAG gAATTCAAAAAAACGAAAGAAGCAATTAAAAGATTCCTCCTGGCTTATAAGATGATGTTAGAATTTTTTGGAATAAAACTGGTTGATAAAACTGGAAATGTTGCTCGTGCTGTTAACTGGCAGGAAAGATTTCAGCATCTGAATGA GTCCCAGCACAACTATTTACGAATCACTCGTATTCTCAAAAGCCTTGGTGAGCTTGGATATGAAAGTTTTAAATCTCCTCTTGTAAAATTTATTCTTCATGAAGCTCTTGTAGAAAACACTATTCCCAATATTAAACAGAGTGCTCTGGAGTATTTTGTTTATACAAttagagacaggagagagaggagaaagctcCTACGGTTTGCCCAGAAACATTACACGCCTTCAGAGAATTTTATCTGGGGACCGCCGAGGAAAGAACAGTCAGAGGGAAGCAAAGCCCAGAAattgcctgcccctcccacctctggtCATATCAGTCAAACTTCTATGCACAAAAAATCCAAGGACTCTAAAAATTCCTCCTCAGCTATTCATTTGAATAGCAAaacagctgaagaaaaaaaagcggcacctggaggggctggagaagaggcagacaggcctagcacagagcccagcagtgAAGCCACCAAGTCAAAGACAGAGGACGGTAATGCTGAAAATTCAAATTCTCAACTGGAAAAAGCAGTCAGCCATCCTATAGAGAGGAAGGAGATTGCAATTCCTCctgaaaaagatgaagaaggtgAAAACCACAACAAAGACTGTGAAAATCCTGGAAATACAGGCTCCCCTGATGATGTACCATCACAGTGA
- the OGFRL1 gene encoding opioid growth factor receptor-like protein 1 isoform X1, with amino-acid sequence MGNLLGGVSFREPTTVEDCDSTWQTDSEPEPEEPGPGGGGGGEGPGQEPEQPAQPPERAGGRPRASPAPDGDAEAAGAEQGGDSTEATAKPKRSFYAARDLYKYRHQYPQNFKDIRYQNDLSNLRFYKNKIPFKPDGVYIEEVLNKWKGDYEKLEHNHTYIQWLFPLREQGLNFYAKELTTYEIEEFKKTKEAIKRFLLAYKMMLEFFGIKLVDKTGNVARAVNWQERFQHLNESQHNYLRITRILKSLGELGYESFKSPLVKFILHEALVENTIPNIKQSALEYFVYTIRDRRERRKLLRFAQKHYTPSENFIWGPPRKEQSEGSKAQKLPAPPTSGHISQTSMHKKSKDSKNSSSAIHLNSKTAEEKKAAPGGAGEEADRPSTEPSSEATKSKTEDGNAENSNSQLEKAVSHPIERKEIAIPPEKDEEGENHNKDCENPGNTGSPDDVPSQ; translated from the exons ATGGGCAACCTGCTCGGCGGGGTCAGCTTCCGCGAGCCCACCACCGTGGAGGACTGCGACTCCACCTGGCAGACGGACTCGGAGCCCGAGCCCGAGGAGCCcgggccgggcggcggcggcggcggcgagggcCCGGGGCAGGAGCCCGAGCAGCCTGCGCAGCCCCCGGAGCGAGCGGGCGGGCGGCCCCGCGCCAGCCCCGCGCCGGACGGAGACGCCGAGGCGGCGGGCGCCGAGCAG gGTGGTGATTCCACTGAAGCAACTGCCAAACCAAAGAGAAGCTTTTATGCTGCGAGGGATTTGTACAAATACCGACATCAGTACCCA cagaACTTCAAAGATATCCGATATCAAAATGACTTGAGCAATCTTCgtttttataagaataaaattcCTTTTAAGCCAGATG GTGTTTACATTGAAGAAGTTCTAAATAAGTGGAAAGGAGATTATGAAAAGCTGGAGCACAATCACACTTACATTCAATG gCTTTTCCCCCTGAGAGAACAAGGCTTGAATTTTTATGCTAAAGAATTAACTACATATGAAATTGAG gAATTCAAAAAAACGAAAGAAGCAATTAAAAGATTCCTCCTGGCTTATAAGATGATGTTAGAATTTTTTGGAATAAAACTGGTTGATAAAACTGGAAATGTTGCTCGTGCTGTTAACTGGCAGGAAAGATTTCAGCATCTGAATGA GTCCCAGCACAACTATTTACGAATCACTCGTATTCTCAAAAGCCTTGGTGAGCTTGGATATGAAAGTTTTAAATCTCCTCTTGTAAAATTTATTCTTCATGAAGCTCTTGTAGAAAACACTATTCCCAATATTAAACAGAGTGCTCTGGAGTATTTTGTTTATACAAttagagacaggagagagaggagaaagctcCTACGGTTTGCCCAGAAACATTACACGCCTTCAGAGAATTTTATCTGGGGACCGCCGAGGAAAGAACAGTCAGAGGGAAGCAAAGCCCAGAAattgcctgcccctcccacctctggtCATATCAGTCAAACTTCTATGCACAAAAAATCCAAGGACTCTAAAAATTCCTCCTCAGCTATTCATTTGAATAGCAAaacagctgaagaaaaaaaagcggcacctggaggggctggagaagaggcagacaggcctagcacagagcccagcagtgAAGCCACCAAGTCAAAGACAGAGGACGGTAATGCTGAAAATTCAAATTCTCAACTGGAAAAAGCAGTCAGCCATCCTATAGAGAGGAAGGAGATTGCAATTCCTCctgaaaaagatgaagaaggtgAAAACCACAACAAAGACTGTGAAAATCCTGGAAATACAGGCTCCCCTGATGATGTACCATCACAGTGA